Part of the Leptolyngbya sp. BL0902 genome, ATGCGGCGGGCTACACCCCCAACCCCACCTACCAAGAGGTGTGCTCTAGCCTGACGGGCCACAATGAGGTGGTGCTGGTGGTGTTTGACCCCAAAGTCATCAGCTACGAGCAACTGCTGAAGGTGTTTTGGGAAAGCCACAACCCCACCCAGGGCATGCGCCAAGGCAACGATGTGGGCACCCAATACCGCTCTGGCATTTACACCTACTCGCCGGAACAAAAGCAGCAGGCCGAAGCCTCTCGGCAGGTCTACCAGCAGGCGCTATCGGCGGCGGGCTATGGCACCATCACCACCGAAATTCTGGAGGCCCCAGAGTTCTACTACGCCGAAGCCTATCACCAGCAGTATTTGGCCAAAAATCCTGGCGGCTACTGCGGCCTAGGCGGCACCAATGTGGCCTGCCCGGTGGGCCTCACCGTCTAGATCGAGATCATCGAGATCATCGAGATTGCTGCCCCATCGTTGCCCGACCCGCTGATTCCATCCCCATGAGCACCCCCATCACCGTCGCCGACCTGATCCAGCGCCTAGAAACCTGGGCACCGCCCCAGTGGCAGGAAAGCTGGGATAACTGCGGCTGGCAGGTGGAACCGGGGGTGCTCGATCAGCCAGCCAGGGTGTTGGTATGCCTAACGCCTACCCTAGCCGTGCTGGAGGAAGCCCTCGCGCTGCGGCAACAGGGCATTGCGATCAACCTAATCTTGGCCCACCATCCGCTAATTTTTAGCCCGCTGAAGTCGGTTTCAAAGGTCGATCCCGTCGGCCAGATGGTCTACCAAGCCATCACCCAGGGCATCGGCCTTTACAGCGCCCACACCAATTTTGACCAAGTGGCCGGAGGAACGGCGGATACCCTGTCCCAACTCCTCCACCTCCAAAACCCGGAACCCGTCGTTCCCACCCAGCCGGAGGTAGGCTATGGCCGGGTGGGAAATCTAGCGCCAGCCCTCGCTCTGGGAGACCTGCTCAGGGAAATTCAACACAAACTGGTTCCCCCTCGGCTGATCTATTCTCCGGCGGCTGACTTGGGCCAGCCGATTCAGCGCCTTGCGGTGTTGGGCGGTTCGGGGGCTAGTTTTCTCGGAGCCGTCGCCAAAACCGGAGCCCAGGCTTACCTTACAGCAGACGTCAAGTTTCACCAGTTCCAAGAAGCCCGTGATCGCGGCATTGTCCTAATTGACGCCGGACACTACGCCACCGAACGCCCCGCCTGTGCCGCCTTGGCCGACTGGGTACAGGCCCAAGGAGCCGACTGGGCTGCACTAAGCCAGCAGGATGAGGATTTTCGTCAGTTTTTGGGGAGTGGCTTCGCGGAAGATGGGTCGTCCGCAACGTCTGTGACCGCTGCGGGTTGACCCACCTGGGCGCACACATAGTCGAGGGTTTGGGCATTCAGAGGATCCCCATCGACCGAGTGCCAGATTAAATCACCGGGTTGCCCGTCGTACACCACATCCCGAAACTCGCGGGCTGGGCAGCGATATTCCGTCTGGTAGGTGGTGCGCTG contains:
- the msrA gene encoding peptide-methionine (S)-S-oxide reductase MsrA, with the translated sequence MVFFGLGKGKKTEMPSPKEALPGRDTPIPVPSQHYVNGNPLQPPFPAGMETAMFGLGCFWGAERKFWQQEGVFTTAVGYAAGYTPNPTYQEVCSSLTGHNEVVLVVFDPKVISYEQLLKVFWESHNPTQGMRQGNDVGTQYRSGIYTYSPEQKQQAEASRQVYQQALSAAGYGTITTEILEAPEFYYAEAYHQQYLAKNPGGYCGLGGTNVACPVGLTV
- a CDS encoding Nif3-like dinuclear metal center hexameric protein — protein: MSTPITVADLIQRLETWAPPQWQESWDNCGWQVEPGVLDQPARVLVCLTPTLAVLEEALALRQQGIAINLILAHHPLIFSPLKSVSKVDPVGQMVYQAITQGIGLYSAHTNFDQVAGGTADTLSQLLHLQNPEPVVPTQPEVGYGRVGNLAPALALGDLLREIQHKLVPPRLIYSPAADLGQPIQRLAVLGGSGASFLGAVAKTGAQAYLTADVKFHQFQEARDRGIVLIDAGHYATERPACAALADWVQAQGADWAALSQQDEDFRQFLGSGFAEDGSSATSVTAAG